The Humulus lupulus chromosome 4, drHumLupu1.1, whole genome shotgun sequence genome has a window encoding:
- the LOC133832321 gene encoding uncharacterized protein LOC133832321, with protein MRDIFSSQSLDEAVKNNKINVRVLYNRLLNTSKVYFANVVWCSLAVPKHRFIFWQATLGHLLTRDKLQLCHLQLTSALCPVCEEVQESHSHLFFACSFSHQLRSRMESWLGRDSWPRRYEDWHSWMMGKPKGLLQRVAAASLAAAVYLIWRNRNKCLFDLSSWSIDYVMQQIRYSVKVRLTRLPKLKINHRDLAVFDFLMQL; from the coding sequence ATGAGAGATATTTTTTCTTCTCAAAGCTTGGATGAAGCAGTCAAAAATAACAAGATTAATGTGAGAGTTCTCTATAATAGGTTGCTGAATACTAGTAAAGTTTATTTTGCTAATGTGGTTTGGTGTTCCCTAGCAGTGCCTAAACATAGATTTATCTTTTGGCAAGCTACTCTTGGTCACCTACTCACCCGAGACAAGTTACAGCTGTGCCATTTGCAATTAACTTCTGCACTGTGTCCGGTCTGTGAAGAAGTTCAGGAGTCTCATTCACATCTGTTTTTTGCTTGTTCTTTCTCTCATCAACTGAGATCCAGAATGGAGAGCTGGCTGGGAAGGGATTCTTGGCCGAGAAGGTATGAAGATTGGCATTCATGGATGATGGGCAAGCCTAAGGGTCTGTTGCAAAGAGTTGCTGCTGCATCATTGGCAGCTGCTGTCTATTTGATTTGGAGAAACAGGAATAAATGTTTGTTTGATTTGAGCTCTTGGTCTATTGATTATGTTATGCAGCAGATTAGATATTCTGTGAAGGTTAGGCTTACTAGGCTTCCTAAGCTAAAGATCAATCATAGGGATTTAGCTGTTTTTGATTTCCTGATGCAATTGTAA